One Aegilops tauschii subsp. strangulata cultivar AL8/78 chromosome 7, Aet v6.0, whole genome shotgun sequence genomic window carries:
- the LOC141027398 gene encoding uncharacterized protein yields MALVPHGVGAGGSVLMAMPMLTPDNYTVWVIKAQAILDAHTLWEAVAPGDAAVNGKKCKTARVMILGGLPEDVLLQVATKLTAREVWDSLKVRFVGADLVRAARRATLRGEFDRLKMADGEALDAYAGRLAGMTARFANLEETLGDAVLVKKLLDTVPDRLFPVVAGIEQFCVIEEMAFDEVLGRLRAFNERVRRRGQDSGERGGEQLLMMAAQWAARERRHGGNQDDDNYRSVASGNRRGHCYGCGERGHFKRECPKLRRAPAAEQAMLADVGIEDGGLL; encoded by the coding sequence ATGGCGCTCGTCCCACACGGCGTTGGCGCGGGCGGATCGGTGCTGATGGCGATGCCGATGCTCACGCCGGATAACTACACGGTGTGGGTGATCAAGGCGCAGGCGATCCTCGACGCCCACACTCTATGGGAGGCGGTCGCGCCCGGCGACGCGGCGGTGAACGGGAAAAAGTGCAAGACGGCGCGCGTGATGATCCTCGGCGGGCTACCGGAGGACGTGCTGCTGCAGGTGGCAACGAAGCTCACCGCCAGGGAGGTATGGGACTCCCTGAAGGTGAGGTTCGTTGGCGCCGACCTGGTGCGCGCGGCGAGGCGGGCGACGCTGCGCGGGGAGTTCGATCGCCTGAAGATGGCGGACGGCGAGGCGCTAGATGCGTACGCCGGAAGGCTGGCAGGGATGACGGCGCGGTTTGCGAACCTTGAGGAGACGCTGGGCGACGCGGTGCTCGTGAAGAAGCTCCTAGACACGGTGCCCGATCGGTTGTTCCCCGTCGTCGCCGGGATCGAGCAGTTTTGCGTCATCGAGGAGATGGCCTTCGATGAGGTGCTCGGGCGGCTGCGCGCGTTCAACGAGCGGGTTCGGCGCCGTGGACAAGACAGCGGCGAGCGTGGCGGGGAGCAGCTTCTCATGATGGCGGCACAGTGGGCAGCGCGGGAGCGGCGGCACGGCGGAAATCAGGACGACGACAACTACCGGAGCGTGGCGTCGGGCAACCGGCGCGGTCACTGCTACGGCTGCGGCGAGCGCGGCCACTTCAAGAGGGAATGCCCCAAGCTGcggagggcgccggcggcggagcaGGCAATGTTGGCGGACGTCGGCATCGAGGACGGCGGACTCCTTTAA
- the LOC109778202 gene encoding protein FAR1-RELATED SEQUENCE 5-like: protein MCLVVVIGLRHLATSSPARCKRQRLETKDGAWAIGNRGSYDQTTIRGAAWKVSSQGANADKCTGNQLQLANVANQGPSCSTWHQAATMYLPSTSYTGPSTTINSGAGTSTTEDTFHQPANTHARNNAESVSEMAIVPAMPTSTHVHTSTSNTQAGETAADTEVNDETDDEAQGDEDGGQSEIMVPQPPYLGQRFDSFADAKEFHQTYAKFHGFAVNTEYHRKIKKTNEYNRGEMRCYKARRNKKGEGDAPVVPERKRGIIVKTECPVRCKLNVDGAQWVVTEYFDEHNHELIKKFDLVKFLTAHRGFTPLEKKFIKLLHDCNVGPSRMVQILSLIHSKNGSLSSMPYLPADVKNLKANYRRESKLPDIEATIAYFDEKAEEDQDFFYRIRLDDEDCVRNMYWVDGAARRAYKHFRDCISFDATYLTNMYKMPCAPFIGINNHNQSLQFGCGLVWNEDTDGYVWLFKTFLECMGGLAPMNIITDQDFSMRAGIEEVFPLAVHRHCMWHIVKKAEETLGPFFADRPDLHKAFELCVDHSLTVEEFERSWLAMIETYQVQDHETLASLWEKRMYLVPAYFMQCFFPFLQTTQRSEGFNAVLKRYVSPGNSLLKFAKQYTALQQKILGSELQQEANTALKQPKLLTYLPMERQMSKIYTNTIFNK from the exons ATGTGCCTCGTTGTTGTTATCGGGCTGCGCCATCTTGCCACGTCGTCGCCGGCGAGATGCAAGAGACAGAGATTAGAAACTAAGGACGGGGCGTGGGCCATTGGAAACAGGG GTTCTTATGACCAAACCACAATCAGGGGGGCAGCATGGAAAGTTTCGTCACAGGGCGCTAACGCTGACAAATGTACGGGCAACCAACTTCAGCTAGCTAATGTGGCAAATCAAG GACCTTCATGCAGCACGTGGCATCAGGCAGCAACCATGTACCTGCCATCAACGTCGTACACAG GACCTTCAACTACAATTAACAGCGGCGCAGGGACATCTACTACGGAAGACACGTTCCACCAGCCAGCCAACACTCATGCCAGAAACAATGCCGAGTCAGTGTCGGAAATGGCAATCGTGCCAGCAATGCCGACAAGCACACATGTGCACACCAGCACAAGCAACACTCAAGCAGGTGAAACAGCCGCCGATACTGAAGTGAATGATGAAACCGATGACGAAGCACAAGGGGATGAAGATGGCGGGCAATCAGAAATCATGGTACCCCAGCCACCGTATCTTGGGCAGAGATTTGATTCGTTTGCAGATGCAAAGGAATTCCATCAGACATATGCAAAGTTCCATGGGTTTGCGGTCAACACCGAATACCATAGGAAAATTAAAAAAACTAACGAGTACAACAGAGGTGAGATGAGGTGCTACAAGGCACGGAGAAACAAGAAGGGCGAAGGTGATGCGCCTGTCGTTCCCGAACGAAAGAGAGGTATAATTGTCAAGACGGAATGCCCTGTCCGGTGTAAGCTGAACGTAGATGGAGCACAGTGGGTGGTCACTGAGTATTTTGACGAGCACAACCACGAGCTAATAAAGAAGTTTGACCTGGTAAAATTTTTGACCGCCCACAGAGGATTCACCCCCCTCGAGAAGAAATTCATAAAGCTGCTACATGATTGTAACGTCGGTCCATCAAGAATGGTGCAGATACTCTCCCTCATCCACAGCAAAAACGGGTCTCTGAGTAGCATGCCCTACCTACCAGCAGATGTCAAAAACCTAAAGGCAAATTACCGTAGAGAAAGCAAGTTGCCTGACATAGAAGCCACGATAGCCTACTTCGATGAGAAAGCGGAAGAAGATCAAGATTTCTTCTACAGGATAAGATTGGACGATGAGGACTGTGTCAGGAACATGTATTGGGTGGATGGTGCTGCAAGAAGAGCCTACAAACATTTCCGAGACTGCATTTCTTTCGACGCGACATATCTCACTAATATGTACAAGATGCCATGCGCTCCATTCATAGGAATAAATAACCACAATCAGTCATTGCAGTTCGGATGCGGGCTCGTTTGGAACGAAGACACGGATGGGTACGTTTGGCTGTTCAAGACCTTCTTGGAGTGCATGGGTGGACTTGCTCCGATGAACATAATAACAGACCAGGATTTTAGCATGCGTGCAGGCATAGAGGAGGTCTTTCCGTTGGCAGTGCACAGGCACTGCATGTGGCACATTGTAAAGAAGGCTGAGGAGACACTAGGACCGTTCTTTGCTGACCGTCCAGACCTGCACAAGGCATTCGAGCTGTGCGTGGACCACAGCTTGACGGTGGAGGAGTTTGAAAGGAGCTGGTTGGCTATGATTGAAACATATCAAGTCCAAGACCACGAGACGCTTGCTAGCTTGTGGGAGAAGCGAATGTACTTGGTGCCGGCCTACTTCATGCAGTGCTTCTTCCCGTTTCTGCAGACTACACAGCGTAGTGAGGGGTTCAATGCTGTTTTGAAGCGGTACGTGAGCCCTGGCAACTCATTGCTAAAGTTTGCCAAGCAGTACACCGCTTTGCAACAAAAAATACTGGGATCCGAGCTACAGCAAGAAGCAAACACCGCGCTCAAGCAGCCAAAATTGCTAACGTATTTACCAATGGAGAGGCAGATGAGCAAGATATACACCAACACGATTTTTAACAAGTAA
- the LOC141027399 gene encoding uncharacterized protein, whose protein sequence is MATNDHFSVLQKKKRNRNRASQERLTILTEGFTDDQKGAAAELGMQALMDVRCKNLVNPVCDWLGEIYEPASREFVIPGRGRLPLDEEPVFCTLGVPVEKSKSPVFAPTTSLRPSNKCFPILVNALSVLLHFSFNLLTPMSSAKLKEVKNMNWCKFIADFLHDAFSNKMYEKGCRLHLMLMYVDRLDLSTVDFTGIGGPPPPHKFAVSAWTYDAVKDVLAADKITDTKYGKLKARAPVEHLIGQFASGMTSLLGKLVEGWTSLNGFDSDAVARQFTPFVAERTHQPTGCRGRYDYNSSQELPDTQDELDGDAALDKDDDDDMENVQHDTDDDEHVDVRAGGKKGKGVPDVPSSEKVKEQTTARGKGVSPSKRGRDPEEVGQGSPVKRPRTDPLAARRSKATTGERVVTKKQAPTPTRVSARLNKGSPIAGDTHSTRSSPRTSTSNTGDPVVLPDLRKTVKKVKKTTTRVTKQNPRDPLERIHSKLSTGGNSDVHEAPVHKPAVAPSTVPTSSDASGRTSPSVADVQATTAGIRTSGSDESVSARTAEILPLC, encoded by the exons ATGGCAACAAATGATCATTTCTCTGTTTTGCAGAAGAAGAAACGTAATCGCAATAGGGCTTCACAGGAACGCCTGACTATATTGACCGAGGGATTCACCGACGACCAGAAGGGAGCTGCTGCTGAGTTGGGGATGCAGGCTCTGATGGATGTTCGGTGCAAGAATCTAGTGAACCCTGTATGCGACTGGCTCGGTGAGATTTACGAGCCCGCCTCCAGGGAATTTGTGATTCCGGGACGTGGAAGACTGCCGTTAGACGAGGAACCCGTGTTCTGCACGTTGGGTGTGCCCGTGGAGAAATCAAAGTCCC CTGTTTTTGCGCCGACCACATCTCTTCGCCCAAGCAACAAATGCTTCCCCATCCTGGTGAATGCTCTATCTGTACTCCTTCATTTTTCCTTCAATCTTTTGACTCCTATGTCATCT GCAAAACTGAAAGAAGTGAAGAACATGAATTGGTGTAAGTTCATTGCGGACTTCCTGCATGATGCATTCTCAAACAAGATGTACGAGAAGGGTTGTCGACTCCATTTAATG CTCATGTACGTCGATCGTCTTGATCTGTCCACTGTGGACTTTACTGGGATAGGAGGCCCGCCGCCTCCACACAAGTTTGCTGTTTCTGCGTGGACTTATGATGCTGTCAAGGATGTGCTTGCCGCGGACAAGATAACTGATACGAAATATGGGAAACTGAAG GCGAGGGCACCTGTTGAGCATCTAATTGGGCAGTTTGCATCCGGAATGACCAGCTTGCTCGGGAAGTTGGTTGAGGGTTGGACGTCCCTTAATGGCTTTGACAGCGACGCAGTTGCGAGACAGTTCACTCCATTTGTTGCAGAACGGACACATCAGCCAACTGGTTGCCGTGGTCGGTACGACTACAACAGCTCGCAGGAGCTTCCCGACACACAAGATGAACTAGATGGAGATGCTGCTCTCGACAAGGACGACGACGATGACATGGAGAACGTGCAACATGACACCGACGATGATGAACATGTCGACGTTCGTGCAGGTGGTAAGAAGGGCAAGGGTGTACCAGATGTCCCCTCATCGGAGAAGGTCAAAGAACAGACAACTGCGAGAGGCAAGGGGGTGTCGCCCTCAAAGAGGGGGAGGGATCCAGAGGAGGTTGGGCAGGGCTCTCCTGTCAAGAGACCTAGGACCGATCCCTTAGCTGCTAGGAGGAG CAAGGCGACAACTGGTGAACGAGTAGTTACGAAGAAACAAGCACCAACGCCAACCCGTGTTTCTGCTCGATTGAACAAGGGTTCCCCTATTGCTGGTGACACGCATTCGACTAGGTCATCTCCTCGTACGTCGACGTCCAACACCGGTGATCCTGTCGTGTTGCCAGATTTGAGGAAGACAGTCAAGAA GGTGAAGAAGACTACCACACGCGTGACGAAGCAGAACCCCAGAGACCCACTCGAACGCATACACTCAAAGCTGTCGACAGGTGGCAACTCAGACGTTCATGAGGCGCCAGTGCACAAACCTGCTGTTGCACCATCCACTGTTCCCACTAGCTCTGATGCAAGCGGCCGAACATCTCCGTCGGTTGCAGATGTGCAGGCTACGACAGCAGGCATCCGTACATCTGGGAGTGACGAGTCGGTATCTGCCAGGACTGCTGAAATATTGCCACTGTGCTAG